The following are encoded in a window of Clostridium thermarum genomic DNA:
- a CDS encoding XTP/dITP diphosphatase → MKKLLVASNNEHKIGEFKEILKHIGIEVVGLKDAGIEVEVEENGTTFMENAYIKAKAIYDMLTNKEDYMVISDDSGLAVDILKGAPGVYSARYAGHHGNSKKNNEKLLAELQGVPFEERKARFICALVLIVNDEKVLKVQGEVEGFITDKEYGKDGFGYDPLFYVKEYGKTFAEVSREEKNVISHRGRALQKLKAELIGLI, encoded by the coding sequence TTGAAAAAACTACTGGTTGCAAGTAATAATGAACATAAGATAGGAGAATTTAAAGAGATATTAAAGCATATTGGCATAGAGGTTGTTGGCCTTAAGGATGCCGGCATAGAGGTGGAGGTAGAAGAGAATGGAACCACCTTTATGGAAAATGCATATATTAAGGCTAAGGCGATTTATGATATGCTGACTAACAAGGAGGATTACATGGTTATATCCGATGATTCCGGATTAGCCGTGGATATCCTAAAGGGAGCGCCGGGAGTGTATTCTGCAAGATACGCCGGCCACCATGGAAACAGTAAAAAGAACAACGAAAAATTGCTGGCTGAGCTTCAAGGTGTACCCTTTGAGGAAAGAAAGGCAAGATTTATTTGCGCCTTAGTGCTGATTGTCAATGATGAAAAGGTACTTAAGGTCCAGGGGGAGGTAGAGGGCTTTATTACCGACAAAGAATATGGTAAGGATGGCTTTGGATATGATCCCCTATTCTATGTCAAAGAATACGGCAAGACCTTTGCGGAAGTTAGCCGGGAAGAGAAAAATGTCATCAGCCACAGAGGAAGAGCCTTGCAAAAGCTTAAGGCAGAACTTATTGGGTTGATCTGA
- a CDS encoding metallophosphoesterase family protein: protein MLIAVVSDTHRDTYSINNVLKKIEKADILIHLGDNVKDAKDLAAKFKGRTIYVKGNCDFVPSVESEIIEEIEGKRFLITHGHNYGVKQTLGPLKQTAKSEKVHVALYGHTHVSSVLYEEGIWYVNPGSAWEGRDGAESIAMIEIKEGKINPWLVIL, encoded by the coding sequence ATGCTTATAGCTGTGGTTAGCGATACTCATAGGGATACCTATAGTATAAATAATGTACTAAAGAAGATTGAAAAGGCAGATATATTGATACATTTAGGAGACAATGTGAAAGATGCCAAAGATTTGGCAGCAAAGTTTAAAGGAAGAACTATATATGTAAAAGGAAACTGTGACTTTGTACCTTCCGTAGAGTCGGAAATCATCGAAGAGATAGAAGGTAAAAGGTTTCTTATTACCCATGGACATAATTATGGGGTTAAACAAACCCTAGGGCCATTAAAGCAGACAGCTAAGTCAGAGAAGGTTCACGTGGCCTTGTACGGCCATACCCATGTGTCCAGTGTCCTATATGAAGAGGGAATATGGTATGTCAATCCCGGCAGCGCATGGGAAGGCAGAGATGGGGCTGAAAGTATAGCAATGATTGAGATTAAAGAGGGCAAAATAAACCCTTGGTTAGTAATTTTGTGA
- a CDS encoding AIR synthase family protein, whose amino-acid sequence MKPGKLNWEDLKELIDENRGFQREEVVLHSGIGEDCAVINFGDYDCVISTDPITGAGKNIGKLAVNINCNDIASSGVEPIGIMVTILAPEGTTLEEIKALMQEIGEEAARLNIEVMGGHTEVTSAVNKMIVSCTIIGKGKAGTSVATSGAKVGDDIVVTKFMALEGTSIIVNDHEQKVQEFLTEAEIIEAKGFTDYLSVLEEGKLAGELGVNSMHDITEGGLLGALWEMAKASQVGFRVFEEKIPIKEVTKKICSSFNLDPLKLISSGSMLITMQQGERLVKALQQKGINAAVIGKITEGSGILVKEGVEQEVPPPQRDELFNL is encoded by the coding sequence ATGAAACCCGGAAAACTGAATTGGGAGGATTTAAAGGAACTTATTGATGAAAATAGAGGTTTTCAGAGGGAAGAGGTAGTCCTGCACAGCGGCATTGGAGAAGATTGTGCTGTTATAAATTTCGGCGACTATGATTGTGTTATTTCAACGGACCCAATTACCGGCGCCGGAAAGAATATTGGGAAGCTTGCTGTGAATATCAATTGTAATGATATTGCTTCCAGCGGAGTAGAACCCATTGGAATTATGGTTACAATTTTGGCTCCGGAGGGAACCACTCTTGAGGAAATAAAGGCTCTTATGCAGGAAATTGGTGAGGAAGCTGCTAGACTTAATATAGAAGTCATGGGGGGACATACAGAGGTAACCTCGGCAGTTAACAAGATGATTGTTTCCTGCACTATAATAGGCAAGGGGAAGGCCGGAACCTCTGTGGCCACTTCAGGGGCAAAGGTTGGAGACGATATAGTAGTAACAAAGTTCATGGCCTTGGAGGGGACTTCCATAATCGTCAACGACCATGAGCAAAAGGTACAGGAGTTTCTCACCGAAGCTGAGATTATCGAGGCAAAAGGCTTTACAGACTATCTTAGCGTATTGGAAGAAGGAAAGCTTGCAGGAGAGCTTGGAGTTAACTCCATGCATGATATAACGGAGGGGGGGCTGTTGGGAGCACTTTGGGAAATGGCTAAGGCTTCTCAGGTAGGCTTTAGGGTCTTTGAAGAAAAGATCCCCATAAAGGAGGTTACAAAGAAAATCTGCAGCAGCTTTAATCTAGATCCCTTAAAGCTTATTTCCTCAGGCAGCATGCTTATAACAATGCAGCAGGGCGAAAGGCTTGTAAAGGCCCTTCAACAGAAGGGTATAAATGCAGCTGTAATAGGTAAAATTACAGAAGGCAGTGGTATACTTGTTAAAGAAGGTGTTGAACAGGAGGTTCCACCGCCGCAAAGAGATGAATTATTTAATTTATAA
- a CDS encoding IS256 family transposase, whose protein sequence is MNLLELPDIDLNKELSKCKNMEDLVGKNGLMQRLFGGIIQQFLEAEMEEHLSRKKYERQEDVDKNYRNGYSSKNIKTSFGEVAVDVPRDRKAEFEPKIVRKYETVCNELDKKVIGLYARGMSVDDIKSEIDELYGVDISPAMISKITDKVMDTVVAWQNRALDPLYPIVYMDAVHFKVREDHRIITKAAYVCMALDLKGRKDILGIWIGEHEGAKFWLSVCNDLKNRGVQDIFIACMDGLKGLPDAIKAVFPVVNIQNCIVHQIRNSIKYIPSKDMNAFLKDLKTVYQAVNESMAVQSLQVLEEKWGDKYPIVIQSWKNNWENLSTYFDFPPEIRKIIYTTNALEGFNRQLRKFTKIRTVFPTDDSLIKALYLATEQIMLKWTAPIQNWASTLAQLSIRFDERLEQYL, encoded by the coding sequence ATGAACCTATTAGAATTACCAGATATAGATTTGAATAAGGAATTGAGTAAATGTAAGAACATGGAGGACCTTGTTGGCAAGAATGGATTAATGCAGAGATTGTTTGGAGGGATAATACAGCAGTTTCTAGAGGCAGAGATGGAGGAACACCTTAGCCGAAAAAAGTATGAGAGACAAGAGGATGTTGATAAAAATTATAGGAATGGGTATAGTTCAAAGAATATAAAAACTAGCTTTGGAGAAGTTGCAGTAGATGTTCCAAGAGACAGAAAAGCAGAATTTGAGCCAAAGATAGTCAGAAAATATGAAACTGTGTGCAATGAGCTTGATAAGAAGGTTATAGGCCTTTATGCTAGAGGTATGTCTGTGGATGACATTAAATCAGAAATAGATGAACTGTACGGGGTAGATATTTCCCCAGCAATGATTTCTAAGATCACTGATAAAGTAATGGATACAGTTGTTGCCTGGCAGAACAGGGCCCTAGATCCGCTGTATCCCATAGTATACATGGATGCTGTTCATTTTAAAGTAAGGGAGGATCATAGAATAATTACTAAAGCAGCCTATGTTTGTATGGCCCTAGATTTGAAGGGCCGTAAGGACATTCTTGGAATATGGATTGGTGAACACGAGGGAGCAAAATTCTGGTTATCAGTTTGTAATGACTTGAAAAACAGAGGGGTTCAGGATATATTCATAGCCTGTATGGATGGTCTTAAAGGGCTTCCAGATGCAATTAAAGCTGTTTTCCCAGTAGTTAATATTCAGAACTGCATAGTACATCAGATAAGAAACTCTATAAAGTATATCCCCTCAAAGGATATGAACGCCTTTTTGAAGGATTTAAAGACTGTGTACCAAGCCGTAAATGAGTCAATGGCAGTTCAGTCATTGCAAGTGCTAGAGGAAAAGTGGGGAGATAAGTATCCAATAGTTATACAATCATGGAAAAACAATTGGGAGAACTTGTCTACTTACTTTGATTTTCCACCGGAAATACGAAAGATAATCTATACGACCAATGCATTGGAAGGTTTTAATAGACAACTTAGAAAGTTTACAAAGATTCGGACAGTATTTCCTACTGATGATTCTCTTATAAAGGCTCTATATCTTGCCACGGAGCAGATAATGCTTAAATGGACCGCACCTATCCAGAATTGGGCCAGCACACTGGCACAACTTAGTATACGGTTTGATGAAAGGCTTGAACAATATCTGTAA
- a CDS encoding cytochrome b5 domain-containing protein has translation MHYSQPFYTPNNYFGAAQMEKSYKTLEEALFLIKEAIQAEREDELFYDYLLSLAPSKEEKDIIASIRDEERKHYKYFKEIYSFYTRKSAPSPNNITFEKPQSYIAGVRKAKFGELGAVERYRDIRAGIPDRYYRDMVFEIITDELKHAHKYDYILYLSLENKYATDKTNLGTTWSSQGNFYRQPREFTLAELAQYDGAMGRPAYVAVNGIVYDVSNEATWGGASHFGLMAGRDLSAQFQGCHGRESILAKLPRVGILKA, from the coding sequence ATGCATTATTCACAACCCTTTTATACTCCTAATAATTACTTTGGAGCTGCTCAAATGGAGAAATCATATAAAACCTTAGAAGAAGCTCTGTTTTTAATAAAAGAAGCTATTCAGGCCGAAAGAGAGGATGAGCTTTTTTATGATTATCTACTTTCTTTAGCTCCCTCAAAAGAAGAGAAGGATATTATTGCAAGTATCAGAGATGAGGAAAGAAAACACTATAAGTACTTCAAAGAAATATACTCTTTTTACACAAGGAAAAGTGCACCTTCACCAAACAACATCACTTTTGAAAAGCCACAATCCTATATTGCTGGAGTTAGAAAAGCAAAATTTGGTGAACTAGGCGCAGTAGAAAGGTACAGAGATATAAGGGCAGGCATTCCTGATAGATACTATAGAGATATGGTATTTGAGATAATAACAGACGAATTAAAGCATGCTCATAAATATGATTATATTCTCTATTTAAGCTTAGAAAATAAGTATGCAACTGACAAAACAAATTTAGGCACCACTTGGTCATCACAAGGGAATTTCTACAGGCAGCCAAGAGAATTCACTTTAGCTGAACTTGCCCAGTACGATGGTGCCATGGGAAGGCCTGCTTATGTGGCGGTTAACGGAATCGTTTATGATGTCAGCAATGAGGCAACCTGGGGAGGAGCAAGCCATTTTGGACTTATGGCAGGAAGGGATTTAAGTGCACAGTTTCAAGGCTGTCATGGAAGAGAAAGCATTTTAGCTAAACTGCCTAGGGTTGGCATATTGAAAGCATAA
- a CDS encoding hydrogenase small subunit, whose product MVNEAIRSIGGGEKQKINAIWLEATGCSGNIISLLDATDPDAIFFLRKMVNLTYNNSIMAQEGERAFEEFLRTLETEFILLVDGAVSLKKDGNYNIVAKYKEKDITALDAVKMAGEKAKYVLAVGTCASSGGISAARPNPSESVSISTVLQREAINLPGCPCNPAWVIGTLAHIITRGRPELDTQNRPILFYGVTIHDRCPRRSFFDKGIFARKLGEETCMFKLGCRGPVTRTDCPTRKWNGRVNWPIGDNTPCIGCANFAFPDGMEPFVSY is encoded by the coding sequence ATGGTAAATGAAGCTATCCGAAGCATCGGGGGAGGAGAGAAGCAGAAGATAAACGCCATATGGCTTGAGGCTACAGGTTGCTCGGGCAATATCATTTCTCTCTTGGACGCAACAGACCCAGATGCGATTTTTTTTCTGAGGAAAATGGTGAATCTTACTTACAACAACAGCATTATGGCCCAAGAAGGAGAAAGGGCCTTTGAAGAGTTTTTGAGGACCTTGGAAACGGAATTTATATTATTGGTTGATGGGGCAGTATCCTTAAAAAAAGACGGCAATTATAATATTGTGGCTAAATACAAGGAAAAGGATATAACAGCCTTGGATGCAGTTAAAATGGCAGGTGAAAAAGCTAAATATGTCCTTGCCGTTGGCACCTGTGCTTCCAGCGGTGGCATTTCAGCTGCAAGGCCTAATCCGTCGGAAAGTGTAAGTATTAGTACTGTGCTCCAAAGAGAAGCTATCAATCTTCCCGGATGTCCCTGTAATCCAGCCTGGGTTATAGGAACTTTGGCCCATATTATCACAAGAGGAAGGCCGGAGCTGGATACGCAAAACAGGCCAATTCTCTTTTATGGAGTGACTATTCATGATCGATGCCCCAGGAGGTCCTTCTTTGACAAGGGGATTTTTGCAAGAAAACTTGGAGAAGAAACCTGTATGTTTAAATTGGGCTGCAGGGGGCCGGTTACAAGGACTGATTGCCCCACAAGAAAATGGAATGGTAGGGTTAACTGGCCTATCGGAGATAATACACCCTGCATCGGCTGTGCGAATTTTGCTTTTCCGGATGGCATGGAACCTTTTGTGAGTTACTAA
- a CDS encoding nickel-dependent hydrogenase large subunit, whose translation MSRTITVNPLTRISGFMEIEVKVEKNKVIDAKSSGLLFRGFEKMLIGRAALDAIYFTERICGICSTAHSVTSTLALEDALQVYPKENDKMLRDIIHGWEFIQNHIRHFYLYTLPDFVVTPDIEPVSSKGGYDLRLPDALNRKISQHYLEAIKFSRLAHQGLAVLGGKAPHNHGIFVGGVTEKLDASKFIHLKSLASNIKSFIINLMLEDVYTISEYYKDYFKMGQGYGNLMSYGVFDSYKEKELYYVKPAVMLRGQIKPLEPMRITENIYSSWYTGETVQDNPFYGMTEPDMDKAQGYSWVKAPRYEGNPMEVGPLARMILSGNYENRVSMMDRTIARVLEAKKVIEIIEGLLEGASFEEVGQRTYEIPDSTRGTGLIDTTRGALGHWVSIEGKKIEHYNIITPSAWNCSPTDSRGIKGVIEQALIGTEIQNPDQPVEIGRIVRSYDPCISCATHVISDRFQPVEMIICP comes from the coding sequence ATGAGTAGAACAATAACAGTAAATCCGTTAACACGGATAAGCGGTTTTATGGAGATAGAAGTTAAAGTGGAAAAGAATAAGGTGATTGATGCCAAAAGCAGTGGTCTGCTCTTTAGAGGTTTTGAAAAGATGCTCATAGGGAGGGCGGCCCTGGATGCTATATATTTTACTGAGAGAATATGCGGAATCTGCTCAACTGCCCATTCCGTTACATCGACCCTTGCCCTTGAGGATGCCCTTCAGGTGTATCCAAAGGAAAATGACAAAATGCTGAGGGATATTATCCATGGCTGGGAATTTATACAGAATCATATACGTCATTTCTATCTTTATACTTTACCGGATTTTGTAGTTACTCCTGATATAGAGCCAGTGTCCTCAAAAGGAGGCTATGATTTAAGGCTGCCGGACGCTTTGAATAGGAAAATATCACAGCATTATCTTGAGGCTATTAAGTTCAGCAGATTGGCACATCAGGGACTAGCTGTCCTTGGAGGAAAGGCACCGCACAATCATGGAATCTTTGTTGGCGGAGTAACAGAAAAACTAGATGCTTCAAAATTTATTCATTTAAAATCTTTAGCATCAAATATCAAAAGCTTTATAATAAATTTAATGCTGGAGGATGTTTATACAATTTCCGAGTATTATAAGGACTACTTTAAAATGGGTCAGGGTTATGGTAATTTGATGAGCTATGGAGTGTTTGATAGCTACAAAGAGAAAGAACTTTATTACGTGAAACCAGCTGTTATGCTGAGAGGTCAGATTAAGCCCTTGGAACCTATGAGAATAACAGAAAATATCTATAGCTCCTGGTACACTGGAGAAACAGTTCAAGATAATCCTTTTTATGGGATGACAGAACCTGATATGGATAAAGCTCAGGGCTACAGCTGGGTTAAAGCGCCCCGTTATGAAGGTAATCCTATGGAAGTAGGGCCCCTTGCCAGAATGATTTTGAGCGGGAATTATGAAAACAGAGTATCTATGATGGATAGGACCATAGCAAGAGTTCTCGAAGCTAAAAAAGTAATAGAAATCATAGAAGGTTTGCTTGAAGGGGCTAGTTTTGAAGAGGTTGGTCAAAGAACTTATGAAATACCAGATAGTACTCGGGGAACCGGACTTATAGATACTACCAGAGGAGCTTTGGGACACTGGGTATCAATTGAAGGCAAGAAAATAGAACACTACAACATAATAACTCCAAGTGCATGGAACTGTTCACCAACAGACTCAAGGGGAATTAAAGGCGTAATTGAACAAGCTCTCATAGGAACCGAGATTCAAAATCCGGACCAGCCTGTTGAAATAGGAAGGATTGTAAGATCCTACGACCCATGTATATCCTGTGCCACCCATGTTATAAGCGATAGATTCCAGCCGGTAGAGATGATTATATGCCCATAA
- a CDS encoding YvrJ family protein — MEDFLKAVANLGFPIAVATYLLIRIEGKLDNLSSSINQLATILSIKLGANDGNK, encoded by the coding sequence ATGGAGGACTTTTTAAAGGCTGTGGCAAATCTTGGGTTTCCGATTGCAGTTGCTACTTACCTTCTAATTAGAATAGAAGGTAAACTAGATAACCTGTCTTCTTCGATAAACCAGCTAGCTACAATACTTTCAATAAAGTTAGGTGCAAACGATGGAAATAAGTAA
- a CDS encoding type IV toxin-antitoxin system AbiEi family antitoxin domain-containing protein: MTSERINNIKTLFDKYGPIIKAAILRENKVCSRDIKELIDKGYVIKIKTGYYCWNSGFDDLNDFEIVQSIIPTGVISMFSAAVIHEMTTVNPTDVNVTIASRMLKPKLPDYPPVDLFFTSNDNLDLGIEEHVMEHMKVRVYNAERTVCDFFKYSSRVGNDVALEVIKNYMLRKNKNLQLLFEYATKLRVKKYIKSYVEVLL, from the coding sequence ATGACCAGTGAAAGAATTAATAATATTAAAACTCTATTTGATAAATATGGGCCAATTATTAAGGCTGCAATATTAAGAGAAAATAAAGTGTGCAGTAGAGATATTAAAGAACTTATAGATAAAGGTTATGTGATAAAAATAAAAACAGGATACTATTGCTGGAACTCTGGATTTGATGATTTAAATGATTTTGAAATAGTGCAGTCAATAATACCAACTGGAGTTATTAGCATGTTTTCGGCGGCAGTGATACATGAAATGACTACAGTTAATCCTACGGATGTTAATGTTACCATTGCATCTAGAATGCTTAAACCTAAGCTTCCAGATTACCCGCCTGTAGACCTTTTTTTTACCTCAAATGATAATTTAGATTTAGGAATAGAGGAGCATGTTATGGAGCATATGAAGGTTAGGGTTTATAATGCAGAAAGGACGGTATGTGATTTCTTTAAATATTCTTCAAGAGTTGGAAATGATGTGGCATTAGAAGTTATAAAAAATTATATGCTTAGAAAAAATAAAAATTTGCAGCTCCTTTTTGAATATGCAACAAAGCTTCGAGTTAAAAAGTATATAAAATCATATGTGGAGGTGCTTTTGTAA
- a CDS encoding DUF3267 domain-containing protein, with product MSSHEGFTGSKVKFGFKGIYAYCHEISGIKIHRTKFLLVLLAPVTVISIFSLLIPMWLGGIVFILNLLGSSGDLLMSFYLIRTDSSSYILDKAKGFEVIRSFTVPASDLPQ from the coding sequence ATATCTTCTCACGAAGGATTCACTGGATCCAAAGTTAAATTTGGTTTCAAAGGTATCTATGCTTATTGCCACGAGATATCCGGAATAAAAATTCATAGAACAAAGTTCCTATTAGTTCTCCTGGCACCGGTAACCGTAATATCTATCTTTTCTCTGCTAATTCCTATGTGGTTAGGTGGAATTGTCTTTATTTTAAATTTGCTGGGCAGTTCCGGTGACTTACTGATGTCATTTTATCTTATCAGAACAGATAGCTCTAGCTATATACTGGATAAAGCCAAAGGCTTTGAAGTCATCAGATCATTTACAGTTCCGGCTTCAGATTTACCTCAGTAG
- the rph gene encoding ribonuclease PH gives MRIDGRKNDALRSIKITRDYTKYAEGSVLIEFGDTKVLCTASIEDKVPPFLKGTGEGWITCEYNMLPRSTQTRKPRDISKLKVDGRTMEIQRLIGRSLRSVVDLKALGERTIWIDCDVIQADGGTRTTSINGAFIALVDAVNKIHKVTPFSKYPLRNFVSAISVGIVEDSKLLDLCYEEDSRAVVDMNVVMTDEGQFIEVQGTGEEHPFTRADLDELLALAEKGNKQIIQMQKNTLKMDSLWIGTGE, from the coding sequence ATGAGAATAGATGGAAGAAAAAATGATGCTCTAAGAAGCATTAAGATAACAAGAGATTATACAAAATATGCAGAGGGTTCTGTTTTAATAGAGTTCGGTGATACAAAAGTATTGTGTACTGCCTCCATAGAAGATAAGGTGCCTCCATTTTTAAAGGGTACCGGAGAGGGCTGGATAACCTGTGAGTACAATATGCTGCCAAGGTCTACCCAGACAAGAAAGCCCAGAGATATTTCCAAGCTGAAGGTTGATGGTAGAACTATGGAAATACAAAGATTGATAGGACGTTCCCTAAGATCTGTAGTGGATTTAAAGGCCCTGGGTGAGAGGACTATCTGGATAGACTGTGATGTTATACAAGCTGACGGGGGCACCAGAACCACATCTATCAACGGTGCCTTCATAGCCTTGGTGGATGCGGTGAATAAGATTCATAAGGTAACCCCATTTTCCAAATATCCGCTGAGAAACTTTGTCAGTGCTATCAGTGTAGGAATTGTAGAGGACAGCAAGCTTTTGGACCTATGCTATGAAGAAGACTCCAGGGCTGTGGTAGATATGAATGTAGTTATGACCGATGAGGGGCAATTTATAGAAGTTCAAGGTACAGGAGAGGAACACCCCTTCACACGAGCTGATTTAGATGAACTGTTAGCTTTAGCTGAGAAAGGTAACAAGCAGATTATTCAGATGCAAAAGAATACACTGAAGATGGATTCACTTTGGATTGGAACGGGGGAATAG
- a CDS encoding hydrogenase maturation protease has translation MPIKVIAIGNRLLGDDGVAIHIAEKLSKKLQNKGVEVIIGETDFQYCLSKIEEEDFIIILDATWYDTVPGTVTTNELRDVYKLSSNQSLFSQHGYSLIRGLETYYKSLSGIIIGIEGRKFDFDLYLSSEIEESFEDICKKVDEIIWNLCISNFGV, from the coding sequence ATGCCCATAAAAGTAATAGCTATAGGAAACAGGCTCCTGGGTGATGATGGTGTGGCTATTCACATTGCAGAAAAGCTAAGTAAGAAACTTCAGAACAAGGGTGTGGAAGTAATTATAGGAGAGACGGATTTCCAGTATTGCCTAAGCAAAATTGAAGAGGAAGACTTTATAATAATACTTGATGCAACCTGGTATGATACTGTTCCGGGAACAGTGACAACTAATGAACTAAGGGATGTTTATAAGTTAAGTAGTAATCAAAGTTTATTCTCTCAACATGGATATAGTTTGATAAGAGGTCTTGAAACCTACTATAAATCATTAAGTGGAATAATAATCGGTATAGAAGGTCGCAAATTTGATTTTGATTTGTATCTAAGTAGTGAGATTGAAGAATCCTTTGAGGATATATGTAAAAAAGTTGATGAAATAATATGGAACTTATGTATAAGCAACTTTGGGGTATAG
- a CDS encoding (2Fe-2S)-binding protein, translated as MEQNINSQIMDNLTKVCICKAIPRSKIKVAIKNGALTVKDVQKVTGAGSGGCGGRRCTPKIEALIEQHKNGEF; from the coding sequence ATGGAACAAAATATAAATAGCCAAATAATGGATAACTTAACTAAGGTATGTATATGTAAGGCAATACCAAGATCAAAGATTAAGGTAGCCATTAAGAATGGAGCTCTTACGGTGAAGGATGTTCAGAAAGTAACAGGCGCAGGTTCTGGTGGCTGTGGGGGAAGAAGGTGTACCCCCAAGATAGAGGCCTTAATTGAACAACACAAAAATGGAGAGTTTTAA
- a CDS encoding DUF3368 domain-containing protein — protein sequence MYKQLWGIELQGIVEEIRPILDKMIQKDIRISSSLYEDILNHQLLIAEYMFR from the coding sequence ATGTATAAGCAACTTTGGGGTATAGAACTGCAGGGAATAGTTGAGGAAATAAGACCTATTCTAGACAAGATGATTCAGAAGGATATAAGAATTAGTTCAAGTTTATATGAGGATATATTAAATCATCAGCTTTTAATTGCTGAATATATGTTTCGGTAA
- a CDS encoding peptidoglycan-binding domain-containing protein, whose translation MVGSKGAAVGFVQEVLKSIPVDGDFGHITSYAVMEYQENKGIVIDGIVGKETWTAIVTT comes from the coding sequence ATGGTTGGATCTAAGGGGGCAGCTGTTGGGTTTGTTCAAGAAGTACTGAAGTCAATACCGGTAGATGGTGATTTTGGGCATATTACCAGTTATGCAGTTATGGAATATCAAGAAAATAAGGGAATAGTAATTGACGGAATTGTTGGAAAGGAGACATGGACAGCAATAGTGACTACATAA